A window of Melopsittacus undulatus isolate bMelUnd1 chromosome 2, bMelUnd1.mat.Z, whole genome shotgun sequence contains these coding sequences:
- the LOC101869158 gene encoding fatty acid amide hydrolase-like yields the protein MALLLFLLVAVLPAAAVYLCCVRRHTGSAAAAVHRREPGRAEERGRSPPRSSWAPRLCGASLRLFVHVANTAFGQICLLPLILRLENFLLMRSLDIHEDPTFIPEVAADITEDKSEAKSTADIIKQLLDARSDSPSNGFSFSGIKDYLECYRSGRLTPSQVARNIIGVLEDCDKCTPPLRAIVQWDPEQIMLMAEASTVRYRNKCTLSYLDGIPVCLKEEFKVVPYHHRAGTVYLGTEPETEDATVAKKLREAGAIIIGVSNMHELGTGTTGCNPNRYHKIPRNPYKLNHFTGGSSSGSAAAVAAGICPVAIGTDGGGSVRIPSSFCGVVGLKGTFGRISCHGSLPLSYSTVSVGPMCSSVVDAAIAYSILAEPDPLYPYGLKQPKATLSGMCAPDLKGLKLGVDWTFFKECDEEVLSICEKAVEHLQSLGASVVEVSLPEMEEVRVAHVICILSEMRDFLQPDFNKHFQEMNLDTRANMALASQFTALDYITANRQRTRSMRFLQDIFTTVHCILTPAVPSTAPRIYESDLLTGSSDSAFTVQSMRFMQLANFTGIPAIVVPIGYSMAGLPIGFQIMAKWWDEAVLLRIGLKLEQFRCQTKIPSIYYDILAWWQ from the exons ATGGCGCTGCTACTGTTCTTGCTTGTGGCGGTGCTGCCGGCGGCCGCCGTGTACCTGTGCTGCGTGCGGCGGCACACGGGCAGCGCGGCCGCCGCCGTGCACCGCCGGGAGCCGGGCCGGGCCGAGGAGCGGGGCCGCAGCCCCCCGCGGAGCTCC TGGGCCCCGCGGCTGTGCGGTGCCAGCCTGCGCCTCTTCGTCCATGTGGCTAACACG GCTTTTGGACAGATCTGCTTACTGCCACTTATACTAAG gctggaaAACTTCTTGCTCATGCGTTCACTTGACATCCATGAAGATCCCACGTTTATCCCAGAGGTTGCTGCAGACATCACAGAAGATAAGTCTGAGGCTAAAAGCACTGCAGATATTATCAAGCAGCTGCTAGATGCAAG ATCCGATTCTCCTAGCAATGGGTTTAGCTTCAGTGGGATCAAAGACTACCTGGAGTGCTACCG GAGTGGGCGGCTGACGCCATCCCAGGTAGCAAGGAACATCATTGGTGTGCTGGAGGACTGCGACAAATGCACACCCCCACTCAGAGCCATAGTGCAATGGGACCCGGAGCAAATAATGCTG atgGCTGAGGCCTCCACTGTTCGCTACAGGAATAAATGTACCCTGTCTTACCTGGATGGCATCCCAGTGTGTCTGAAAGAAGAGTTCAAAGTG GTACCTTATCATCACCGAGCGGGAACAGTCTATCTTGGGACAGAACCTGAAACAGAAGATGCTACTGTGGCCAAGAAGCTGCGAGAGGCTGGAGCTATCATTATTGGGGTCTCAAACATGCACGAACTAGGGACTGGAACAACTGGGTGCAACCCTAATAG GTACCACAAGATCCCAAGGAATCCCTACAAGCTGAACCACTTCACAGGGGGGAGCTCCAGCGGGTCAGCAGCAGCTGTAGCAGCAG GTATCTGCCCAGTGGCTATTGGCACAGATGGAGGTGGCTCTGTGAGGATTCCTTCTTCATTCTGTGGTGTGGTGGGGCTGAAAG GTACATTTGGTCGCATCAGTTGTCATGGCAGCTTGCCACTCTCCTACTCCACAGTCAGTGTAG GCCCTATGTGTTCCTCAGTGGTAGATGCAGCCATTGCTTACAGTATCCTTGCTGAGCCAGATCCACTCTATCCATATG GACTCAAACAGCCCAAAGCAACCCTATCTGGGATGTGTGCTCCTGAcctgaaaggcttaaaactgggaGTGGACTGGACATTTTTTAAG GAATGTGATGAAGAAGTCCTGTCCATCTGTGAGAAAG CTGTGGAGCACCTGCAGAGTCTGGGAGCCAGTGTGGTTGAAGTGTCTCTCCCAGAGATGGAGGAGGTGCGGGTAGCACATGTAATCTGCATTCTCAGTGAGATGAGGGACTTCCTGCAACCCGACTTCaataaacacttccaggaaATG aatttGGACACCCGTGCTAACATGGCTTTGGCTTCCCAGTTCACAGCTCTGGATTATATTACG GCAAATCGACAGAGAACTCGGAGCATGAGATTCCTGCAGGACATCTTCACCACTGTGCACTGTATCCTTACACCAG CTGTTCCTTCCACTGCCCCAAGAATCTATGAATCTGACCTCTTGACTGGGAGCAGCGATTCAGCCTTCACAGTGCAGTCCATGAG GTTCATGCAGCTTGCGAACTTCACTGGCATTCCAGCCATTGTGGTTCCCATTGGATATTCTATGGCTGGGCTTCCCATTGGTTTCCAG ATAATGGCAAAGTGGTGGGATGAAGCTGTTCTCCTGAGGATTGGCCTGAAGCTGGAGCAGTTCCGTTGCCAGACCAAAATACCATCTATTTACTATGACATCCTCGCATGGTGGCAGTGA